The Triticum aestivum cultivar Chinese Spring chromosome 7B, IWGSC CS RefSeq v2.1, whole genome shotgun sequence genome window below encodes:
- the LOC123162505 gene encoding aspartyl protease family protein 2-like, protein MELTAHTLLLPLVLAALLHTTTATVDDATPGLNGGLSLRMVPSPGWNSTIHVDDDGFLHLKEPVGHDTTALRPHVRFLPGKYNVVTTVGTGHGRRTYTLAMEMTSSLTWMQCAPIQHPFQQVPPPFHPRTSPSFRHLAPTNRLCSPPGHDVCKFHVTPIHPGGAHASGALGDETLSFTGSAPAVFPTVIIGCAHSSTGFISHGVLAGVLGLGKTYPSLVPVLLQRHGLHRFSYCLFVPGSANRHGFLRFGNDIPVDTRRMKSTRIVYPEHSSYFVSLSGISVAGTQLGGNLAEVFRRRQTADGKWHSGTVIDVGTSRSVMIEAAYSVLEQTLAEHGRRLGLPVRRTSSGLCFRAMHSHFSQLPTVTLHFEQDLVLTPNRLFVVHEQDICLAVSPSPDITIIGAMQQVRTRFVYDLAASRVYFGPENCNDDTGEHD, encoded by the coding sequence ATGGAGCTCACCGCTCACACTCTCCTCCTCCCTCTGGTACTTGCGGCGCTCCTGCACACCACCACCGCCACTGTTGACGATGCCACACCAGGCCTCAACGGCGGCCTTAGCCTGCGCATGGTTCCCAGCCCTGGCTGGAACAGTACCATCCATGTCGACGACGACGGCTTCCTTCACCTGAAGGAGCCAGTTGGGCACGACACCACCGCGCTTCGACCGCATGTACGCTTTCTCCCAGGGAAGTACAACGTTGTCACCACTGTTGGGACAGGCCATGGCCGCCGCACGTACACCCTCGCGATGGAGATGACCAGCAGCCTGACGTGGATGCAGTGCGCGCCGATCCAACACCCGTTTCAGCAGGTGCCGCCGCCCTTCCACCCGCGGACATCGCCGTCATTCCGCCACCTCGCACCCACAAACCGCCTTTGTTCGCCCCCGGGGCACGACGTGTGCAAGTTCCACGTCACCCCCATCCACCCCGGTGGCGCACATGCAAGCGGCGCGCTCGGTGACGAGACCCTATCCTTCACGGGATCTGCGCCGGCGGTCTTTCCCACCGTCATCATTGGCTGCGCGCACAGCAGCACGGGTTTCATCAGCCACGGAGTGCTCGCCGGCGTCCTCGGCCTGGGCAAGACGTATCCGTCGCTCGTCCCGGTGTTACTCCAACGGCACGGCTTACATCGCTTCTCCTACTGCCTCTTCGTGCCCGGGTCGGCGAACCGGCACGGCTTCCTCCGGTTCGGCAACGACATCCCGGTGGACACGAGGCGCATGAAGAGCACCAGGATCGTCTACCCCGAGCATAGCTCCTACTTTGTCAGCCTCAGCGGCATCAGCGTCGCCGGGACGCAGCTGGGCGGCAACCTGGCGGAGGTGTTCAGGCGTCGACAGACCGCCGATGGCAAGTGGCACAGCGGGACCGTGATCGACGTCGGGACGTCTCGGAGTGTGATGATCGAAGCTGCATACAGTGTCCTGGAGCAGACCCTGGCGGAGCACGGCAGGAGGCTCGGTTTGCCGGTGCGCCGCACCAGCTCCGGCCTCTGCTTCCGCGCGATGCACTCCCACTTCTCGCAGTTGCCCACGGTGACACTGCACTTTGAGCAGGACCTCGTGCTCACACCGAATCGGTTGTTTGTAGTGCATGAGCAAGACATTTGCCTCGCCGTGTCACCGAGCCCGGACATCACCATCATCGGGGCAATGCAGCAAGTGCGCACGCGCTTCGTGTACGACCTCGCCGCCAGCAGGGTCTACTTCGGCCCCGAGAACTGCAATGACGACACCGGCGAGCATGATTGA